In Bosea vestrisii, the following are encoded in one genomic region:
- a CDS encoding M16 family metallopeptidase — translation MTVHTPPGQVPSGNAASPIESFRLANGLEIVVAPDHRAPVVTHMVWYRNGSGDDPASKSGIAHFLEHLMFKGTAKWPAGEFSKIVAGYGGQENAFTSYDYTAYFQRVPKEHLRAMMDYEADRMTGLAFDESVVAPERDVVLEERRMRVDADPAAQLGEEFSSALYVHHPYGTPVIGWEHEIEELSRDDAFAYYQRFYTPENAILVVAGDVEPAQVLALAQETYGVIPARGEAPRRKRPAEPEPRAARRVVLNDPRVQQPSLRRAWLAPTYVSAERDEAFALELAAEILGGGTTSRLYRKLCVEQELAAGAGAYFMGSMVDRSTFQLSVSPRPGVEMTALEAGLDVALAAFIAEGPTELELTRARTRLVAETVFARDSQSSLARIFGASLAVGETVEDVLLWPQRVEAVTREQVTEAVRRYLKPDRSVTGLLLPAAA, via the coding sequence ATGACGGTCCATACCCCGCCCGGCCAGGTTCCGTCCGGCAACGCGGCCAGCCCGATCGAATCCTTCCGCCTCGCCAACGGGCTCGAGATCGTCGTCGCACCAGACCATCGCGCGCCCGTCGTCACCCATATGGTCTGGTATCGCAACGGCTCCGGCGATGATCCGGCCAGCAAATCGGGCATCGCCCATTTCCTCGAGCACCTGATGTTCAAGGGCACGGCAAAATGGCCGGCGGGCGAATTCTCGAAGATCGTCGCGGGCTATGGCGGCCAGGAGAACGCCTTCACCTCCTATGACTACACCGCCTATTTCCAGCGCGTGCCCAAGGAACATCTGCGCGCGATGATGGATTACGAGGCCGACCGGATGACCGGCCTCGCCTTCGACGAGAGTGTGGTCGCGCCCGAGCGCGATGTCGTCTTGGAAGAGCGGCGCATGCGCGTCGATGCCGACCCCGCCGCCCAGCTCGGCGAGGAGTTCTCCAGCGCGCTCTATGTCCACCACCCCTATGGTACGCCGGTCATCGGCTGGGAGCACGAGATCGAGGAACTCTCCCGCGACGACGCCTTCGCCTATTACCAGCGCTTCTATACGCCGGAGAACGCCATCCTGGTGGTTGCCGGCGATGTCGAGCCGGCGCAGGTGCTGGCCCTGGCACAGGAAACCTATGGCGTAATCCCGGCCCGCGGCGAGGCCCCGCGCCGCAAGCGCCCGGCCGAGCCGGAGCCGCGTGCGGCCCGGCGTGTCGTGCTCAACGACCCGCGCGTGCAGCAGCCCTCGCTGCGCCGGGCCTGGCTGGCGCCGACTTATGTTTCGGCTGAGCGCGACGAGGCCTTCGCGCTCGAGCTCGCGGCCGAGATCCTCGGCGGTGGCACGACCTCGCGGCTCTATCGCAAGCTTTGCGTCGAGCAGGAGCTTGCCGCCGGCGCCGGCGCCTATTTCATGGGCTCGATGGTCGATCGCTCGACCTTCCAGCTCTCGGTCAGCCCGCGCCCGGGCGTCGAGATGACGGCGCTCGAAGCCGGGCTGGACGTCGCGCTCGCCGCCTTCATCGCGGAAGGGCCGACCGAGCTCGAGCTCACCCGCGCCCGCACCCGCCTCGTCGCCGAGACGGTCTTCGCTCGGGACAGCCAGTCCTCGCTCGCCCGCATCTTCGGCGCCTCGCTCGCCGTCGGCGAGACGGTCGAGGACGTGCTGCTCTGGCCGCAGCGCGTCGAGGCGGTGACGCGCGAGCAGGTCACCGAGGCGGTCAGGCGCTATCTCAAGCCCGACCGCTCGGTCACCGGCCTGCTGCTGCCGGCCGCTGCCTGA
- a CDS encoding M16 family metallopeptidase produces the protein MTVSLAPAVASPGPSLTVQRVTAACGVEAWLVEEHSLPLLALDFAFDGGANRDPADAAGSANLVSGLLDEGAGDLDAEAFQGRLADHAINLSFDARRDDFHGQLQTLSQHREVAFELLGLALNAPRFDAEAVARVKAQVIAGLQRQAQNPDVICRNALFAAAFPGHAYGRPERGDVASVGSLQPAGLKALTRDLFTRGGLKVVAVGAITAAELAVRLDALFGGLPAGTPRAQPAAPLPIGDLGQTHVLDLDVPQTVLRFVGPGVMWNDPDFITATVLNHILGGSAFTSRLFMEVREKRGLAYGVSSSLMPLRQTGFLVGGTSTRNDRVAESMSVIRAEIAKLVSEGPSEHEVEEAKRYLIGSYSLRFDTSPKIAGELLGLAIRGEQPDFVETRNQRFAAVTLADVRRVAQRLFGEGKLLVQAVGRPVGLV, from the coding sequence ATGACCGTTTCGCTTGCCCCCGCCGTCGCCTCTCCCGGCCCCTCGCTCACCGTCCAGCGCGTCACCGCTGCCTGCGGCGTCGAGGCCTGGCTGGTCGAGGAGCACAGCCTGCCGCTGCTCGCGCTCGACTTCGCCTTCGACGGTGGCGCCAATCGCGACCCGGCCGATGCTGCCGGCAGCGCCAATCTGGTCTCAGGCCTGCTCGACGAGGGCGCCGGTGATCTCGACGCCGAGGCGTTCCAGGGCCGCCTCGCAGACCACGCGATCAACCTCTCCTTCGACGCCCGCCGCGATGATTTCCACGGCCAGCTCCAGACCCTGTCGCAGCATCGCGAGGTCGCCTTCGAGTTGCTCGGCCTCGCCCTCAACGCGCCGCGCTTCGACGCTGAGGCGGTGGCGCGCGTCAAGGCGCAGGTGATCGCCGGACTGCAGCGCCAGGCGCAGAATCCCGACGTGATCTGCCGCAACGCGCTCTTCGCCGCGGCCTTCCCCGGCCATGCCTATGGCCGGCCCGAGCGCGGCGACGTCGCCAGCGTCGGCTCCCTGCAGCCGGCGGGGCTGAAGGCGTTGACGCGCGACCTCTTCACCCGTGGCGGGCTGAAGGTCGTTGCGGTCGGCGCCATCACCGCGGCCGAGCTGGCGGTGCGGCTCGACGCCCTGTTCGGGGGGCTGCCGGCCGGCACGCCACGCGCCCAGCCAGCTGCTCCGCTGCCGATCGGCGATCTCGGGCAGACGCATGTGCTCGATCTCGATGTGCCGCAGACCGTGCTGCGTTTCGTTGGTCCCGGCGTAATGTGGAACGATCCCGACTTCATCACCGCGACCGTTCTGAACCATATCCTCGGCGGCTCGGCCTTCACCTCGCGCTTGTTCATGGAAGTCCGCGAGAAGCGCGGTCTCGCCTATGGCGTGTCGTCCAGCCTGATGCCGCTGCGCCAGACCGGCTTCCTCGTCGGCGGCACCTCGACCCGCAATGACCGCGTTGCCGAATCGATGAGCGTGATCCGCGCGGAGATCGCCAAGCTCGTGAGCGAAGGGCCGAGCGAGCATGAGGTCGAGGAGGCCAAGCGCTATCTGATCGGCTCCTATTCGCTGCGCTTCGACACCTCGCCGAAGATCGCCGGCGAACTGCTCGGCCTCGCGATCCGCGGCGAGCAGCCGGACTTCGTCGAGACGCGCAACCAGCGCTTCGCCGCGGTGACCCTGGCCGATGTCCGGCGCGTCGCGCAGCGCCTGTTCGGCGAGGGCAAGCTGCTCGTCCAGGCGGTCGGCCGGCCGGTCGGGCTGGTCTGA
- the mutL gene encoding DNA mismatch repair endonuclease MutL: protein MTVRRLDPVLVDRIAAGEVIERPAAAVKELVENAIDAGATSIAVTIKAGGRELIRVVDDGSGMSPDDLALCVERHATSKLPDGDLFAIRSLGFRGEALPSIGSVARLSITTRPRDAAQGSALVVEAGAKGPMRPAAAASGTRIEVSDLFIFTPARLKFLKSDRAEAQAVSDMLRRLAIAHPEVRFSLEGEYAGAFDWPAEPIGAEGRLRRLGRALGRDFPENALPVETEREGVRLSGFAGLPTFHRGTSAGVHMAVNGRPVRDKLLLSAVRGAYADVVPSDRHPVLYLDVLCDPAVVDVNVHPAKSEVRFRDPALVRGLVVSSLKAALAGAGHRATTTGGARTLDAFRAVFSGGGFGGGPATIQRPHFGSVADWRMREAAAQPMQAGFADLAMPSADARAHLAEPPQDALDRPLGAARAQVHGTYIVAQTRDGMVIVDQHAAHERLVYERLKAERARAGIISQPLLLPEVVELDPVDADRLNAAAADLASLGLVIESFGPGAVLVREAPSAIAGGNLQGIVRDVADALAEHGDAGSLERRLDHVLATMACHNSVRAGRRLRPEEMDALLREMEATPNSGQCNHGRPTYVELKLSDIEKLFGRR from the coding sequence ATGACCGTCCGCCGTCTCGATCCCGTCCTGGTCGACCGCATCGCCGCCGGCGAGGTCATCGAGCGGCCGGCTGCGGCGGTGAAGGAGCTGGTCGAGAACGCGATCGACGCCGGTGCCACCAGCATTGCTGTTACCATCAAGGCTGGCGGGCGCGAGCTGATCCGTGTCGTCGATGACGGCAGCGGCATGAGCCCGGACGACCTCGCGCTCTGCGTCGAGCGCCACGCCACCTCCAAGCTCCCCGATGGCGACCTTTTCGCCATCCGCTCGCTCGGTTTCCGGGGCGAGGCGCTCCCGTCGATCGGTTCGGTAGCGCGCTTGTCTATTACCACCCGCCCGCGCGACGCGGCGCAGGGCTCGGCGCTCGTGGTTGAGGCTGGAGCCAAGGGGCCAATGCGGCCCGCAGCAGCCGCGTCCGGAACCCGCATCGAGGTCAGCGACCTCTTCATCTTCACGCCCGCCCGCCTCAAATTCCTGAAGAGCGACCGGGCCGAGGCGCAGGCCGTCTCCGACATGCTGCGGCGGCTGGCGATCGCCCATCCGGAGGTCCGCTTCTCGCTCGAAGGCGAGTATGCTGGCGCCTTCGACTGGCCGGCCGAACCGATCGGCGCCGAGGGCCGCTTGCGCCGCCTCGGCCGCGCGCTCGGGCGCGACTTCCCGGAGAATGCCCTGCCGGTCGAGACCGAGCGCGAGGGCGTCCGGCTCTCCGGCTTCGCCGGCCTGCCGACCTTCCATCGCGGTACCTCGGCCGGCGTGCACATGGCGGTCAATGGCCGGCCGGTGCGTGACAAGCTGCTGCTTTCGGCCGTGCGCGGCGCCTATGCCGACGTCGTGCCCTCCGACCGGCATCCGGTGCTCTATCTCGACGTGCTCTGCGATCCCGCCGTCGTCGACGTCAACGTCCACCCGGCCAAGAGCGAGGTCCGCTTCCGCGATCCGGCGCTGGTGCGCGGCCTCGTGGTCTCGAGCCTCAAGGCCGCGCTTGCCGGCGCCGGCCATCGCGCCACCACCACCGGCGGCGCGCGCACGCTCGACGCCTTCCGTGCGGTCTTTTCAGGCGGTGGCTTCGGTGGCGGGCCGGCCACGATCCAGCGCCCGCACTTCGGCAGCGTCGCCGACTGGCGCATGCGGGAGGCGGCTGCCCAGCCGATGCAGGCCGGCTTCGCCGATCTCGCCATGCCTTCTGCCGATGCCCGCGCCCATCTCGCCGAGCCGCCGCAGGATGCGCTCGACCGGCCGCTTGGCGCGGCCCGCGCCCAGGTCCACGGCACCTATATCGTCGCCCAGACCCGCGACGGCATGGTGATCGTCGACCAGCACGCCGCCCATGAACGGCTGGTCTATGAGCGCCTCAAGGCCGAGCGGGCCAGGGCCGGCATCATCAGCCAGCCCTTGCTGCTGCCCGAGGTGGTCGAGCTCGATCCCGTCGATGCCGACCGGCTGAACGCGGCGGCGGCCGATCTCGCCTCGCTCGGCCTCGTCATCGAGAGCTTCGGCCCCGGCGCCGTGCTGGTGCGCGAGGCGCCCTCCGCCATCGCCGGCGGCAACCTGCAGGGCATCGTCCGCGATGTCGCCGACGCGCTCGCCGAGCATGGCGACGCCGGCTCGCTGGAACGGCGGCTCGACCATGTGCTGGCGACCATGGCCTGCCACAACTCGGTCCGCGCCGGCCGGCGCCTGCGCCCCGAGGAGATGGACGCGCTGCTGCGCGAGATGGAAGCGACCCCGAATTCCGGCCAGTGCAATCACGGCCGGCCGACCTATGTCGAACTGAAGCTCAGCGATATCGAGAAGCTGTTCGGACGGCGGTGA
- the rsmD gene encoding 16S rRNA (guanine(966)-N(2))-methyltransferase RsmD, whose protein sequence is MRIVGGRFGGRPLASPKPGIGAIRPTSDRLRESLFNVLAHGHGDAADGARVLDLFAGTGAMAFEALSRGAAFALLVDDGAEARGLIRENQTALGLAGYSRIFRRDATKLGPISAMAPFDLVFCDPPYRKGLGEKALASARDGGWLAKDALVVLEEAADVEIALPDGFDELDRRDYGETQVRFLRAS, encoded by the coding sequence ATGCGCATCGTCGGAGGGCGCTTCGGCGGCCGGCCGCTCGCCAGCCCGAAGCCGGGTATCGGCGCGATCCGGCCGACCTCGGATCGCCTGCGGGAATCGCTGTTCAACGTGCTGGCGCATGGCCATGGCGATGCGGCAGACGGGGCGCGCGTGCTCGACCTCTTCGCCGGCACCGGCGCGATGGCGTTCGAGGCCCTCTCGCGCGGCGCCGCCTTCGCGCTGCTGGTCGATGACGGGGCCGAGGCGCGCGGGCTGATCCGCGAGAACCAGACGGCGCTGGGGCTTGCCGGCTATAGCCGCATCTTCCGCCGCGACGCGACGAAGCTCGGCCCGATCAGCGCGATGGCACCCTTCGACCTCGTCTTCTGCGACCCGCCCTATCGCAAGGGCCTGGGCGAGAAGGCGCTCGCCTCGGCCCGCGATGGTGGCTGGCTGGCGAAGGATGCGCTGGTGGTGCTGGAGGAAGCAGCGGACGTTGAGATCGCGCTGCCGGACGGGTTCGATGAGCTCGACCGGCGGGATTATGGCGAGACGCAGGTGAGGTTTCTGCGGGCGAGCTGA
- a CDS encoding pseudouridine synthase has protein sequence MSDDNNQKSRGPRKGGGTGGRGGGRDGGPGRGGPGGRPPARGGSGKPPFRSRDGEERPRRAPAEGAERRRSEGERPAAPRFEKKPFRERPSGERPPREGGERPFRDRGSDERRTSRPPREGERPRSDRSGGFGRPSRDGAPSRPPREGGERPFRDRGSDERRSSRPPSDSERPSRDRTGGDRPGGFGRPSRNGAPSRPPREGGERSFRPRDGEERQSPRSRSDETGRSERPFRERSGDGPRAARPPRREERGEGRSFGAKRFDAPRGSNPTRARPDRAHRNAAEIAEAVSVPAAPQEPERIAKVMARAGVASRRDSEALIAEGRVSVNGKVIESPALDIGPNDVVLVDGEPLPARERTRLWFYHKPRGLVTTNHDPEGRPTVFDALPEDLPRVLSVGRLDINTEGLLLLTNDGGLARMLELPETGWLRRYRVRAFGQVNQGQLDTLKGGVTIDGVQYGPVIAQFEREQGSNTWLTVDLREGKNREVKTVLEHLGLQVNRLIRVSFGPFQLGDLPEGEAEEVRSKVLKDQLGTELMAKAGVDFDSPRRDEIRSDERPARGRSAPAGDDRPRRRPRAEQDERAEDARPLRGDKPWTRGVWRDAEAEPQRERKAAPRRGADPKEERQAREATGTVKRVRDKAIADPKGRRVKVERISARPSDEPREDRPARAPRSERPDRAPREESFGHDRGGEAPWRSSGDWADKPPRGKRPPSGGAGEARPERPFRDRPAGDRPAGRGPRPGGGGKPPRSGPPRSGGGNRRG, from the coding sequence ATGAGCGACGACAACAACCAGAAAAGCCGAGGCCCGCGCAAGGGCGGCGGAACCGGCGGCCGTGGCGGCGGACGCGATGGCGGCCCCGGACGTGGCGGGCCTGGCGGCAGGCCGCCCGCGCGCGGCGGCTCCGGCAAGCCGCCCTTCCGCTCGCGCGATGGCGAGGAGCGGCCCCGGCGCGCGCCTGCCGAAGGTGCCGAGCGTCGCCGCAGCGAGGGTGAGCGCCCGGCGGCGCCGCGCTTCGAGAAGAAGCCGTTCCGCGAGCGCCCAAGCGGCGAGCGGCCGCCACGCGAGGGCGGTGAACGCCCGTTCCGCGACCGTGGCAGTGACGAACGCCGTACCAGCCGCCCGCCTCGCGAAGGCGAGCGGCCACGCAGCGACAGGTCCGGCGGATTCGGGCGCCCGTCCCGCGACGGCGCACCATCGCGCCCACCGCGCGAGGGCGGCGAGCGGCCATTCCGCGACCGCGGTAGTGACGAGCGCCGCAGCAGCCGACCGCCTAGCGACAGTGAACGGCCTAGCCGCGACAGGACTGGCGGCGACAGGCCCGGCGGGTTTGGGCGCCCTTCACGGAATGGCGCACCGTCGCGCCCGCCGCGCGAAGGTGGCGAGCGGTCGTTCCGTCCGCGCGACGGCGAGGAGCGCCAGTCGCCGCGGAGCCGCAGCGATGAAACTGGCCGCAGCGAGCGTCCCTTCCGCGAGCGTAGTGGCGATGGCCCGCGCGCTGCCCGGCCGCCACGTCGCGAAGAACGCGGTGAGGGCCGCAGCTTCGGCGCCAAGCGTTTCGACGCGCCGCGCGGCAGCAATCCGACCCGCGCTCGCCCCGACCGGGCGCATCGCAACGCTGCCGAGATCGCCGAGGCCGTCTCGGTTCCGGCCGCGCCGCAGGAGCCCGAGCGCATCGCCAAGGTGATGGCGCGCGCCGGCGTCGCCTCGCGCCGCGACAGCGAAGCGTTGATCGCGGAAGGCCGCGTCAGCGTCAACGGCAAGGTGATCGAGAGCCCGGCGCTCGACATCGGCCCGAACGATGTCGTGCTGGTCGATGGCGAGCCGTTGCCGGCGCGCGAGCGCACGCGGCTCTGGTTTTATCACAAGCCGCGCGGCCTGGTGACGACCAACCATGATCCGGAGGGGCGCCCGACCGTGTTCGACGCGCTGCCCGAGGACCTGCCGCGCGTGCTCTCGGTCGGCCGGCTCGACATCAACACCGAAGGCCTGCTGCTGCTGACCAATGATGGCGGGCTGGCGCGCATGCTGGAGCTGCCCGAGACCGGCTGGCTCAGGCGCTACCGCGTCCGCGCCTTCGGCCAGGTCAACCAGGGCCAGCTCGACACGCTGAAGGGCGGCGTCACGATCGACGGTGTCCAATACGGACCGGTCATCGCCCAGTTCGAGCGTGAGCAGGGCTCGAACACCTGGCTCACCGTCGATCTGCGCGAGGGCAAGAACCGCGAGGTCAAGACGGTTCTCGAGCATCTCGGCCTGCAGGTGAACCGCCTGATCCGGGTCTCGTTCGGCCCGTTCCAGCTCGGCGACCTGCCCGAGGGCGAGGCCGAGGAGGTTCGCTCCAAGGTGCTGAAAGACCAGCTCGGGACCGAGCTGATGGCCAAGGCGGGCGTCGATTTCGACTCGCCACGGCGCGATGAGATCCGATCGGACGAAAGGCCCGCGCGCGGCAGGTCCGCCCCCGCCGGCGACGACCGGCCGCGCCGCCGTCCCCGCGCCGAGCAGGACGAGCGGGCCGAGGATGCCCGCCCGCTGCGCGGCGACAAGCCGTGGACACGCGGCGTCTGGCGCGATGCCGAAGCCGAGCCGCAGCGCGAGCGCAAGGCGGCTCCGCGGCGCGGCGCCGATCCGAAGGAGGAGAGGCAGGCGCGCGAGGCGACCGGCACCGTCAAGCGCGTGCGCGACAAGGCGATCGCCGATCCCAAGGGGCGGCGCGTCAAGGTCGAGCGCATCAGCGCCAGGCCTAGCGATGAGCCGCGCGAGGACAGGCCGGCGCGTGCGCCGCGCAGCGAACGTCCCGACCGTGCGCCGCGCGAGGAGAGCTTCGGCCACGATCGGGGCGGCGAGGCGCCCTGGCGCAGCAGCGGCGACTGGGCCGACAAGCCGCCGCGCGGCAAGCGCCCGCCGAGCGGCGGCGCTGGCGAGGCCCGGCCCGAGCGTCCGTTCCGCGACAGGCCTGCGGGTGACCGGCCGGCCGGGCGTGGCCCGCGGCCCGGTGGCGGCGGCAAGCCTCCCCGCTCCGGCCCGCCGCGTTCGGGCGGCGGCAATCGTCGCGGCTGA
- a CDS encoding nucleoside deaminase produces MGSIDASKAEVVPMALALAEARAAAERGEVPVGAVIVRGGEVLASAGNRTLELKDPTAHAETLAIRLACEAIQSERLIDCDLYVTLEPCPMCAAAISFARIRRLYFGAPDPKGGAVENGVRLYRSPSCHHAPEVYGGLSEREAAELLREFFRERR; encoded by the coding sequence ATGGGATCGATCGACGCAAGCAAGGCCGAGGTGGTGCCGATGGCGCTGGCGCTGGCAGAGGCTCGCGCCGCGGCGGAGCGTGGCGAGGTGCCGGTCGGGGCGGTGATCGTCCGGGGCGGCGAGGTGCTCGCCAGCGCCGGCAACCGCACGCTCGAGCTGAAGGACCCGACGGCCCATGCCGAGACATTGGCGATCCGGCTAGCCTGCGAAGCGATCCAATCGGAGCGGCTGATCGACTGCGATCTCTATGTCACGCTCGAGCCCTGCCCGATGTGCGCGGCGGCGATCTCCTTCGCCCGGATCAGGCGGCTCTATTTCGGCGCGCCCGACCCGAAGGGCGGGGCGGTCGAGAACGGCGTCCGGCTCTATCGCAGCCCGAGCTGCCATCATGCGCCGGAGGTCTATGGCGGCCTGAGCGAGCGCGAGGCGGCGGAGCTGTTGCGGGAGTTCTTCCGAGAGAGGCGCTGA
- a CDS encoding GNAT family N-acetyltransferase: MAEMIRAANPADAAAIAALNHGAFGGEEEVGIVERLRSDGLVAVELVAEQGGVIIGHILLSWLPTMMDGRTVKALALAPMAVQPGSQKQGIGGRLIVAALHEAKAAGAEAVIVLGHPDYYPRFGFSAALARNLASPFSGEAFMALELVPGALAGQHGSVSYPSAFGL, from the coding sequence ATGGCGGAGATGATCCGAGCCGCGAATCCAGCCGACGCCGCGGCCATTGCGGCGCTCAATCATGGGGCGTTCGGCGGCGAGGAGGAGGTCGGCATCGTCGAGCGCCTGCGCAGCGATGGCCTTGTCGCGGTCGAGCTGGTCGCGGAGCAGGGCGGTGTGATCATCGGCCATATCCTGTTGAGCTGGCTGCCGACGATGATGGACGGTCGCACGGTGAAGGCCCTGGCGCTGGCGCCGATGGCCGTGCAGCCGGGATCGCAGAAGCAGGGCATCGGCGGTCGGCTGATCGTGGCGGCGCTCCATGAGGCGAAGGCGGCGGGAGCCGAGGCCGTCATCGTGCTCGGCCATCCCGATTATTACCCGCGCTTCGGCTTCTCGGCGGCGCTGGCACGGAACCTGGCCTCGCCCTTCTCCGGTGAGGCCTTCATGGCGCTGGAACTCGTGCCGGGAGCCCTGGCGGGGCAGCACGGCTCGGTCAGCTACCCCTCCGCATTCGGACTCTAG
- a CDS encoding D-Ala-D-Ala carboxypeptidase family metallohydrolase, with amino-acid sequence MSPAFAADTHLAKISFQPQVKGLNCLKPETLGMIKELTAKIGPIQITSTCGGRHARNSQHYRGNAIDFRPLATSPRNAAAVAKKIEAVGGVGSYSNGLVHVDVGDREIAWYGKKRSRRLAYAGRGR; translated from the coding sequence GTGTCCCCCGCCTTCGCCGCCGATACCCATCTCGCGAAGATCTCGTTCCAGCCGCAGGTGAAGGGGCTGAACTGCCTGAAGCCGGAGACCCTCGGCATGATCAAGGAACTCACCGCCAAGATCGGCCCGATCCAGATCACCTCGACCTGCGGCGGCCGCCACGCCCGCAACTCCCAGCATTATCGCGGCAACGCCATCGATTTCCGCCCGCTCGCCACCTCGCCGCGGAACGCTGCGGCCGTTGCCAAGAAGATCGAGGCAGTCGGCGGCGTCGGCTCCTATTCGAACGGCCTCGTCCATGTCGATGTCGGTGATCGCGAAATCGCCTGGTACGGTAAGAAGCGCAGCCGCCGCCTGGCCTATGCCGGACGCGGCCGCTAG
- a CDS encoding sulfite exporter TauE/SafE family protein: protein MDQTTLLTFIAATFVLAGFVKGVIGLGLPTIAVGVLGVVMAPAQAAALLVIPNLVTNSWQLTGPKLKAIAIRLWPMLAGTCVGTWAGAGLLEKAKDGSATLWLGIALVLYALVGLKAAKLRVPANAEIWLGPLVGIITGAATAATGVFVLPAVPYLQALGFDKDELVQALGLSFIVSTIALSFGLVGAGALDLKVAGASLLALLPALAGMWFGQAIRQRISAATFKLCFFAGLLGLGGYLVARTLL from the coding sequence ATGGACCAGACGACGCTCCTCACCTTCATCGCCGCGACCTTCGTGCTCGCCGGCTTCGTCAAGGGCGTGATCGGGCTCGGCCTGCCGACGATCGCGGTCGGCGTGCTCGGGGTGGTGATGGCGCCGGCGCAGGCCGCAGCGCTATTGGTCATCCCCAACCTCGTCACCAACAGCTGGCAGCTGACCGGACCGAAGCTCAAAGCCATCGCCATCCGGCTCTGGCCGATGCTGGCGGGAACCTGCGTTGGCACCTGGGCTGGAGCGGGGCTGCTGGAGAAGGCCAAGGACGGCTCGGCCACGCTCTGGCTCGGCATCGCACTGGTGCTCTATGCATTGGTCGGCCTGAAGGCGGCGAAGCTGCGGGTGCCTGCCAATGCCGAGATCTGGCTCGGACCGTTGGTCGGCATCATCACCGGCGCCGCCACTGCGGCGACCGGCGTCTTCGTGCTGCCGGCTGTGCCCTATCTGCAGGCGCTCGGCTTCGACAAGGACGAGCTGGTGCAGGCGCTCGGCCTCTCCTTCATCGTCTCGACGATCGCCCTGTCCTTCGGGCTGGTCGGCGCCGGCGCGCTCGATCTGAAGGTCGCCGGCGCCTCGCTGCTGGCGCTGCTGCCGGCGCTGGCCGGGATGTGGTTCGGCCAGGCGATCCGCCAGCGCATCTCGGCGGCGACCTTCAAGCTCTGCTTCTTCGCCGGGCTGCTGGGGCTGGGCGGCTATCTGGTCGCCCGGACATTGCTCTGA
- a CDS encoding ArsR/SmtB family transcription factor produces MAMHGPYLAEIAHLMGDPARANMLHALMDGRALTAKELAFLAGVAPQTASGHLAKLMQGGLLGVAVQGRHRYYRLAGPEVAAALEGLMVLSGGQANGRRLPSRVGADLARARTCYDHFAGRLGIAIHDALVAGGYLSVADGGYGLTRSGVALFAGLGVDPATASKGRRAALRPCLDWSERRPHLAGSLAAALACRCFDAGWVTRIRDSRAVILTDEGRAALEAGLPGFRCDEPEAVTPPVRAPLTASA; encoded by the coding sequence ATGGCCATGCACGGACCCTATCTCGCCGAGATAGCCCATCTGATGGGCGATCCCGCGCGCGCCAACATGCTGCACGCGTTGATGGACGGGCGGGCGCTGACGGCGAAGGAACTCGCCTTCCTCGCCGGCGTCGCGCCGCAGACCGCGAGCGGTCATCTCGCCAAGCTGATGCAGGGCGGCTTGCTCGGCGTCGCCGTACAGGGCCGCCACCGCTATTACCGGCTGGCCGGGCCGGAGGTTGCCGCGGCGCTCGAAGGATTGATGGTGCTCTCCGGTGGGCAGGCGAACGGGCGGCGCCTGCCGTCGCGCGTTGGAGCGGACCTCGCCCGGGCGCGTACCTGCTACGACCATTTCGCCGGACGGCTGGGCATCGCGATCCATGATGCGCTCGTCGCCGGCGGGTATCTCAGCGTCGCCGATGGCGGCTATGGGCTGACCCGCTCCGGCGTCGCGCTCTTCGCCGGGCTCGGGGTCGATCCCGCCACTGCGAGCAAGGGCAGGCGCGCGGCGCTGCGTCCCTGTCTTGACTGGAGCGAGCGGCGCCCGCATCTCGCCGGCTCGCTCGCCGCGGCGCTGGCTTGCCGCTGCTTCGACGCCGGCTGGGTGACGCGGATCAGGGACAGCCGCGCCGTCATCCTGACTGATGAAGGGCGCGCGGCGCTGGAGGCGGGCCTGCCGGGCTTCCGCTGCGACGAGCCGGAGGCCGTCACGCCGCCCGTTCGAGCGCCTCTGACAGCCTCCGCTTGA